In Helicobacter ibis, a genomic segment contains:
- a CDS encoding potassium/proton antiporter, translated as MIEIANNLHIYIVIIGFVLFFSTYASKISDKIGVPLLLVFLGIGMLLGSDGIGGIEFDNPTLTQIISTIALIFILYSGGLSTAFKDIKPIISHGIALATIGVVLTMLVMACFIYLLLDFTFLESMLLGAIISSTDAAAVFMILRSKTIKLKNNIGELLELESGSNDPMAIFLSIAILQLIFMPDENTIVDWIIYFIKQFAIGGALGILCGYLFPKICNKINLSQSGLYPLISISWVFIIFGLSVALGGNGYLSIYIAGILTNSYEFPNKQNITSFHDSIAWLMQVLVFLLLGLLVFPSDLKSVALESLILTFILIVFARPFSIFATLIKSKYNTKEKIYISWVGLRGAVPIILATYPYTYGLQSAHSMFNIVFFMVLISVLVQGMSLSFMAKKLNLVE; from the coding sequence ATGATAGAAATAGCAAATAATCTGCATATATACATAGTAATAATAGGATTTGTGCTTTTCTTTAGCACATATGCAAGCAAAATATCAGATAAAATAGGAGTGCCTTTATTGCTTGTGTTTTTAGGCATAGGAATGCTTCTTGGTAGCGATGGCATAGGTGGCATAGAGTTTGACAATCCAACGCTAACGCAAATTATAAGCACTATTGCACTAATTTTTATATTATATTCTGGCGGATTATCAACAGCATTTAAAGATATAAAGCCGATTATATCACATGGAATTGCACTAGCTACAATAGGTGTTGTGCTAACCATGCTTGTTATGGCTTGTTTTATTTATCTATTGCTAGATTTTACATTTTTAGAATCCATGCTCTTAGGTGCTATTATATCTTCTACAGATGCTGCAGCAGTATTTATGATTCTAAGAAGCAAAACAATAAAACTAAAAAACAATATAGGAGAACTACTAGAGCTTGAATCTGGTAGCAATGATCCTATGGCGATATTCCTATCAATAGCAATTTTGCAATTAATTTTTATGCCAGATGAAAATACGATTGTAGATTGGATTATTTACTTTATCAAACAATTTGCAATAGGTGGAGCATTAGGAATCCTATGTGGATATTTATTCCCAAAGATATGCAACAAAATAAATCTCTCGCAAAGTGGCTTATATCCTCTAATAAGCATTAGTTGGGTTTTTATAATCTTTGGATTATCAGTTGCACTTGGTGGAAATGGATATTTAAGCATATATATAGCAGGTATCTTAACTAATAGCTATGAATTTCCTAACAAGCAAAACATCACTTCATTTCATGATTCCATTGCATGGCTAATGCAAGTTTTAGTATTTTTGTTGCTTGGATTATTGGTGTTCCCTTCAGATTTAAAGAGTGTAGCACTAGAGAGCTTGATATTAACCTTTATACTAATCGTATTTGCAAGACCATTTAGCATATTTGCAACACTAATAAAAAGCAAATACAACACAAAAGAAAAAATATATATTTCATGGGTTGGGCTTAGAGGAGCAGTGCCAATTATTCTGGCAACCTACCCATATACATATGGTTTGCAAAGTGCTCATAGTATGTTTAATATAGTATTTTTTATGGTGCTAATTTCAGTGTTAGTTCAAGGCATGAGTCTATCTTTTATGGCAAAAAAATTAAATTTAGTGGAATAA
- the recR gene encoding recombination mediator RecR, which produces MNSYPENFKKLIESLEKLPSIGRKSAIRLAYFLAFEDKFSAINLAHNIEECVQDLQVCEECFGVSDSYICDICNDDSRNNGELCIVANAKDIFLLEDSGEFSGKYFVISDIKDTNIKQLEIKITNNNIKEIIFALTPSLGSDGIMLFLEDKLSHLGITFSKIAQGIPTGVSLENVDQLSLIRSLQARIKV; this is translated from the coding sequence ATGAATTCATATCCTGAAAACTTTAAAAAACTAATAGAATCTTTAGAAAAATTACCAAGCATAGGAAGAAAATCAGCAATAAGACTTGCATATTTTCTAGCCTTTGAAGATAAATTTAGTGCGATAAACTTAGCACACAACATAGAAGAATGCGTCCAAGACTTGCAAGTGTGCGAAGAATGCTTTGGCGTTAGCGATTCTTATATATGTGATATTTGTAATGATGATTCAAGAAATAATGGAGAATTATGTATAGTAGCAAATGCAAAAGATATATTTTTATTAGAAGATAGTGGAGAATTTAGCGGAAAATACTTTGTAATATCAGACATCAAAGATACAAACATAAAGCAACTAGAAATAAAAATAACAAACAATAATATAAAAGAAATAATTTTTGCTCTAACCCCATCTTTAGGCAGTGATGGGATTATGTTGTTTTTAGAAGATAAACTATCTCACTTAGGGATTACATTTAGCAAAATAGCACAAGGAATCCCAACAGGAGTGAGCCTAGAAAATGTCGATCAGCTATCTCTTATACGCTCTTTACAAGCTAGGATAAAAGTATGA
- the dnaJ gene encoding molecular chaperone DnaJ — MEEFDYYEVLEISRNASGDEVKKAYRKMALKYHPDRNPDNKEAEEKFKQVNEAYQILSDSQKRKIYDTYGKRGLENSGVGFEGGDIFDIFNSVFGGFGGFGADFGRRTKRESYSYSSDIVLEIHLPFSEAIFGVKKTIDIKYKVACESCKATGAKDGKLETCKACNGSGRETFTQSFMTFAQTCSKCGGSGTKVADKCPKCSGKGYKEEKDSFEVQIPEGVDTGNQIRVAKRGNQMPDGTRGDLYLEIIVQEDEHFIRHHSDVYLEVPVIFSLVMLGGTIKIPALRKELELKIPKGVKDKQQFVFHGEGIKSVKSGRYGNFIAVVKITYPQELNEHQQKLVQELHESFGYEHSKPINCFEGLFDRIKSWFKQ; from the coding sequence TTGGAAGAATTTGATTATTATGAAGTCCTAGAAATTTCTAGAAATGCTAGTGGTGATGAGGTAAAAAAAGCATATAGAAAAATGGCTCTAAAATATCACCCAGATAGGAATCCAGACAATAAAGAGGCTGAAGAAAAATTTAAACAAGTCAATGAAGCATATCAAATATTAAGTGATTCACAAAAAAGAAAAATATATGACACATATGGCAAGAGAGGCTTAGAAAATAGTGGCGTAGGCTTTGAAGGTGGAGATATTTTTGATATTTTTAATTCCGTGTTTGGTGGTTTTGGCGGTTTTGGAGCAGACTTTGGCAGAAGAACAAAGAGAGAAAGCTATAGTTATTCAAGCGATATAGTCTTAGAGATTCATCTACCATTTAGCGAAGCTATTTTTGGGGTTAAAAAAACAATAGATATAAAATATAAAGTAGCATGTGAATCTTGTAAAGCAACAGGTGCAAAAGATGGGAAGCTAGAAACTTGCAAGGCTTGTAATGGAAGCGGTAGAGAGACTTTTACACAAAGCTTTATGACATTTGCACAAACATGTTCTAAATGTGGTGGTAGTGGCACAAAAGTAGCCGATAAATGTCCAAAATGTAGCGGTAAGGGATATAAAGAAGAGAAAGATAGCTTTGAAGTTCAAATCCCAGAAGGTGTAGATACTGGAAATCAAATAAGAGTGGCAAAGCGTGGTAACCAAATGCCAGATGGAACTAGAGGAGATTTATACTTAGAAATAATAGTGCAAGAAGATGAGCATTTTATAAGACATCATAGTGATGTTTATTTGGAAGTTCCAGTTATTTTTAGTCTTGTTATGCTAGGTGGGACAATAAAGATTCCAGCATTAAGAAAAGAATTAGAATTAAAAATACCAAAAGGCGTGAAAGATAAGCAACAATTTGTTTTTCATGGAGAGGGTATTAAGAGTGTAAAGAGTGGTAGATATGGGAATTTTATCGCAGTTGTAAAAATAACATACCCACAAGAATTAAATGAGCATCAACAAAAGCTAGTGCAAGAATTGCATGAATCTTTTGGCTATGAGCATTCAAAGCCAATTAACTGCTTTGAAGGCTTGTTTGATAGAATTAAAAGTTGGTTTAAGCAATAA
- a CDS encoding extracellular solute-binding protein produces MKLLFILLPLFIYADTFSSDSYAPFGEVKYKSFKHFDYVDVNAKQGGVVRRSALGEFDSFYDVNSSANVFDTKLVFDSLLIRSLDEPYSAYGLLAKQIQVDSNNNFVIFHLDKSAKFNDGKEVSAFDVEFSYKYFSQLPNYKELYSDVLEVIVVDKYTIRFNFKNPKNKEIILTLGDMPILPKHYYESIDTTKDKLKIPLGSGAYVIESFIKGELVIYRRVDNYWAKNHKTRIGYFNFDKIIYKFYKNNKESLVGFKNKEYDYRLEKSVKNWEEGYGRDDIKKEEFLHLTPIVMQGFIFNTRKEIFKDIQLRKAINYAFDFDKSNKRINSYFLRTDFQSVGLPVGRELEILENFRNKLSDDVFNKSFIVPSKSNVNEAMNLLKNSGYVMKNGRLFDDRNNAVSFEILLNGDSFLQFSKNLQNSLKKLGITTEIKIVSNEEYKKRKSNFDYDMIVDSFDYRNGIKQRLFWDINGTFNYSGANSEVINYFLSQIESSDDYNELVVLFRGLDRVLLWSYYVIPYFYTDTFKVAFYNGLSHPKITPTYDVGFETWWVNE; encoded by the coding sequence ATGAAATTATTATTTATTTTGTTGCCATTATTTATTTATGCAGATACTTTTAGTAGCGATTCTTATGCACCATTTGGAGAAGTAAAATATAAGAGTTTCAAGCATTTTGATTATGTTGATGTAAATGCTAAACAAGGAGGTGTTGTAAGAAGGAGTGCATTAGGAGAGTTTGATAGTTTTTATGATGTTAATTCAAGTGCAAATGTATTTGATACGAAGCTTGTTTTTGATTCATTATTGATTCGATCTTTAGATGAGCCATATAGTGCTTATGGTCTTTTAGCTAAGCAAATACAAGTAGATTCTAACAATAACTTTGTGATTTTTCATTTGGATAAGAGTGCTAAATTTAATGATGGAAAGGAAGTTAGTGCCTTTGATGTTGAATTTAGCTATAAGTATTTTTCACAATTACCAAATTATAAAGAGTTATATAGTGATGTTTTGGAGGTTATAGTAGTAGATAAATATACAATTAGATTCAATTTTAAAAATCCAAAAAATAAAGAAATAATCCTAACTTTAGGAGATATGCCAATACTGCCAAAGCATTATTATGAAAGTATAGATACAACAAAAGATAAGCTAAAGATTCCTCTTGGAAGCGGTGCATATGTAATAGAGAGTTTTATAAAAGGAGAACTAGTTATATATAGAAGAGTTGATAATTATTGGGCTAAAAATCACAAAACTAGGATTGGATATTTTAATTTTGACAAAATAATATATAAGTTTTATAAAAATAATAAGGAATCTCTAGTTGGATTTAAAAATAAAGAATATGATTATCGATTGGAAAAAAGCGTAAAAAATTGGGAAGAGGGATATGGTAGAGATGATATAAAAAAAGAGGAATTTTTGCATTTAACACCAATTGTTATGCAAGGCTTTATCTTTAATACAAGAAAAGAGATTTTTAAGGACATACAATTAAGAAAAGCGATAAATTACGCATTTGACTTTGATAAAAGCAATAAAAGAATTAATAGCTATTTTTTGAGAACTGATTTTCAAAGTGTTGGGTTACCAGTTGGGAGAGAGTTAGAAATTTTAGAAAACTTTAGAAATAAACTTAGTGATGATGTTTTTAATAAAAGCTTTATTGTTCCTAGCAAGAGCAATGTAAATGAGGCTATGAATCTTTTAAAAAATTCTGGTTATGTTATGAAAAATGGTAGGTTATTTGATGATAGAAATAATGCTGTCTCTTTTGAGATATTACTTAATGGAGATAGTTTTTTGCAGTTTAGCAAGAATCTACAAAATAGTCTAAAAAAATTGGGAATCACAACAGAAATAAAAATCGTCTCAAACGAAGAATATAAAAAGAGAAAGTCGAACTTTGATTATGATATGATAGTTGATAGTTTTGATTATAGAAATGGCATTAAACAAAGGCTATTTTGGGATATAAATGGGACATTTAATTATAGTGGTGCTAATAGTGAGGTTATAAATTATTTTTTATCACAAATTGAATCTAGTGATGATTATAATGAATTAGTGGTATTATTTAGGGGGTTAGATAGAGTGTTGTTGTGGTCATACTATGTTATACCTTATTTTTATACAGATACTTTTAAGGTTGCATTTTACAATGGATTATCCCACCCTAAAATCACTCCAACTTATGATGTTGGGTTTGAAACATGGTGGGTAAATGAGTAG
- a CDS encoding thermonuclease family protein, with amino-acid sequence MSRIFFVFLLVLNLYAYTIPPVTTSVILKYIYAPTLFSVYAKDYGMLYCQLYGIAMVSQSFKSENCEVSPRAVKEMRHFALTYTQNTIFLEQQYRIGYKNGWCFLQNGGKFFNAQLVENGYAVVQYFDISEPKIIEDLEVLENIAKTNKRGLWREWEQEMECLKSALRGIAREMIEE; translated from the coding sequence ATGAGTAGAATCTTTTTTGTATTTTTGTTGGTGCTTAATTTATATGCATATACCATACCACCTGTTACTACTTCTGTGATATTAAAGTATATTTATGCACCAACTTTGTTTAGTGTTTATGCTAAAGATTATGGAATGTTGTATTGTCAGTTGTATGGCATTGCTATGGTTAGTCAAAGTTTTAAGTCCGAAAATTGTGAAGTTTCTCCAAGGGCTGTTAAAGAAATGCGACACTTTGCATTAACTTATACTCAAAATACTATTTTTCTAGAACAACAATATAGAATAGGATATAAAAATGGTTGGTGTTTTTTGCAAAATGGTGGGAAGTTTTTTAATGCCCAACTTGTTGAAAATGGATATGCTGTTGTCCAGTATTTTGACATAAGTGAGCCAAAGATTATTGAAGATTTGGAGGTTTTAGAAAATATCGCCAAAACAAATAAAAGAGGTCTATGGAGAGAATGGGAGCAAGAAATGGAATGTTTAAAGAGTGCATTAAGAGGTATAGCACGAGAGATGATAGAAGAGTAG